The following are encoded together in the Raineyella sp. LH-20 genome:
- the rpsF gene encoding 30S ribosomal protein S6 has product MRKYEIMVLIDPDTDDRQVAPMLDKHLETITSEGGTVENVDLWGKRKLAYDINKKSEAFYAVINLTAEPASVQEMDRLMTINEQIMRTKVLRPDLHA; this is encoded by the coding sequence ATGCGTAAGTACGAGATCATGGTCCTCATCGATCCGGACACTGATGACCGTCAGGTCGCCCCGATGCTGGACAAGCATCTGGAGACGATCACCAGCGAAGGCGGCACCGTCGAGAACGTCGACCTCTGGGGCAAGCGGAAGCTCGCCTACGACATCAACAAGAAGTCCGAGGCGTTCTACGCGGTCATCAACCTGACCGCCGAGCCGGCGTCCGTCCAGGAGATGGATCGTCTGATGACCATCAACGAGCAGATCATGCGGACCAAGGTGCTCCGCCCCGACCTGCACGCCTGA
- the rpsR gene encoding 30S ribosomal protein S18 encodes MAVRKPISKKKAAPIKKTRIGKVDYKDTALLRKFISERGKIRARRVTGLSVQDQRKVAIAIKNAREVALLPYASASR; translated from the coding sequence ATGGCCGTTCGCAAGCCCATCAGCAAGAAGAAGGCTGCGCCGATCAAGAAGACCCGCATCGGCAAGGTGGACTACAAGGACACCGCGCTGCTGCGCAAGTTCATCTCCGAGCGGGGCAAGATCCGCGCCCGTCGGGTGACCGGTCTGTCGGTCCAGGACCAGCGCAAGGTCGCCATCGCCATCAAGAACGCGCGTGAGGTGGCCCTGCTGCCGTACGCGTCGGCGTCCCGCTGA
- a CDS encoding nuclear transport factor 2 family protein, which produces MDITGDLTALFETYAGLLAEGDLDHLARLYVYPAMVIAPHARLVVQDHDQTRGYFAGALKGYAEKGIVRSHPTVTWCDQPGRGVAVAYVMLSNVDAEGSEVSQERYCYQLVQIDGWWKISTVTPLLG; this is translated from the coding sequence ATGGACATCACCGGGGACCTCACCGCCCTCTTCGAGACGTACGCCGGTCTGCTCGCCGAGGGCGACCTCGACCACCTGGCGCGGCTCTACGTCTATCCGGCGATGGTGATCGCCCCACACGCCCGGCTGGTGGTGCAGGACCACGACCAGACCAGGGGCTACTTCGCCGGTGCATTGAAGGGCTATGCCGAGAAGGGGATCGTCCGCTCGCACCCGACCGTCACCTGGTGCGACCAGCCCGGTCGCGGCGTCGCCGTCGCATACGTCATGCTGAGCAACGTCGATGCCGAGGGCAGCGAGGTCAGCCAGGAGCGCTACTGCTACCAGTTGGTCCAGATCGACGGTTGGTGGAAGATCAGCACCGTCACCCCACTGCTGGGCTGA
- a CDS encoding GNAT family N-acetyltransferase, whose amino-acid sequence MPRTSVLSIRNASRADLTVLQAIIDAQPEHRPLLGGPDAFRRDPDGFTLVAESDHTVVGVCLGTVMKPGPVARVFRSGLPDVLHARRIGLLDTVAVHPEHTGHGLGTRLTHAARLHLRRHKTGVWAAAAPETPRGAGMGIILRRAGLEPFAEIPGFWRQHRDGGRCPACGEILCRCAAVMYAGAI is encoded by the coding sequence ATGCCGCGTACCTCAGTCCTCAGCATCCGCAACGCCTCCCGGGCGGACCTGACCGTCCTGCAGGCGATCATCGACGCACAGCCGGAGCACCGCCCTCTCCTCGGCGGGCCGGACGCCTTCCGGCGGGATCCCGACGGTTTCACCCTGGTGGCGGAGTCCGACCACACGGTGGTCGGGGTCTGCCTCGGCACCGTGATGAAGCCCGGCCCGGTCGCCCGGGTCTTCCGCAGCGGCCTGCCCGATGTGCTGCACGCCCGTCGGATCGGCCTGCTCGACACCGTCGCCGTGCACCCCGAGCACACCGGGCACGGCCTGGGCACCCGGCTCACCCACGCGGCGCGCCTGCACCTGCGCCGCCACAAGACCGGTGTGTGGGCCGCGGCCGCGCCCGAGACCCCGCGCGGTGCCGGCATGGGCATCATCCTGCGGCGCGCCGGGCTCGAACCCTTCGCCGAGATCCCCGGCTTCTGGCGGCAGCACCGCGATGGCGGCCGGTGTCCGGCGTGCGGCGAGATCCTGTGTCGCTGCGCGGCGGTGATGTACGCGGGCGCGATCTGA
- a CDS encoding DUF805 domain-containing protein translates to MTFLEAIQTCFRKYVDFNGRAGRAEYWYFVLFSVIVNIVASGLDSVLGIAAQGTASGPIAGLASLALLLPGLGVAVRRMHDIDKSGWWLLLVLIPFVGALIVIFAFLIKKSQEGDNRFGPAPTTGQPTPGHANPAQG, encoded by the coding sequence ATGACCTTCCTCGAAGCGATCCAGACCTGTTTCCGCAAGTACGTCGACTTCAACGGCCGGGCCGGCCGCGCCGAGTACTGGTACTTCGTCCTGTTCTCCGTCATCGTCAACATCGTCGCCAGTGGCCTCGACTCGGTCCTCGGCATCGCCGCACAGGGCACCGCCTCGGGCCCGATCGCCGGGCTCGCCAGCCTGGCCCTGCTGCTGCCCGGTCTGGGCGTGGCCGTCCGCCGGATGCACGACATCGACAAGTCCGGCTGGTGGCTGCTGCTCGTCCTGATCCCCTTCGTGGGCGCGCTCATCGTGATCTTCGCCTTCCTGATCAAGAAGTCCCAGGAGGGCGACAACCGGTTCGGCCCGGCTCCCACCACCGGCCAGCCGACCCCCGGTCACGCGAACCCGGCCCAGGGCTGA
- a CDS encoding single-stranded DNA-binding protein — protein sequence MAGETVITVVGNLTADPELRFLPSGAAVANFTVASTPRTFDRQSGEWKDGDALFLNCSVWRQAAENVAESLRKGMRVLVQGRLRQRSYETQQGERRTVVELEVDEVGPSLRYATAAVTRSSGGQGGQGGQGGGFGGGQGGYGNQGNQGGYGSQGGQGGGYGGGQGNPGGQSGQGSYGGDNREQMADPWGQPQSDEPPF from the coding sequence ATGGCTGGCGAAACCGTCATCACCGTCGTCGGTAACCTCACCGCCGACCCCGAGCTGCGCTTCCTCCCCTCCGGGGCGGCCGTCGCGAACTTCACCGTGGCCTCGACGCCGCGGACGTTCGACCGGCAGTCCGGTGAGTGGAAGGACGGCGACGCCCTGTTCCTCAACTGCTCCGTGTGGCGCCAGGCGGCCGAGAACGTCGCCGAGTCGCTGCGCAAGGGCATGCGGGTGTTGGTGCAGGGGCGCCTGCGCCAGCGCAGCTACGAGACCCAGCAGGGCGAGCGTCGTACGGTCGTCGAGCTGGAGGTCGACGAGGTCGGCCCGTCGCTGCGCTACGCCACCGCCGCCGTCACCCGGTCCTCGGGTGGTCAGGGCGGCCAGGGTGGTCAGGGCGGCGGTTTCGGCGGCGGCCAGGGCGGCTACGGCAACCAGGGCAACCAGGGTGGCTACGGCTCCCAGGGTGGTCAGGGCGGCGGCTACGGCGGCGGCCAGGGCAATCCGGGGGGTCAGTCCGGCCAGGGATCGTACGGCGGGGACAATCGCGAGCAGATGGCCGACCCGTGGGGTCAGCCGCAGAGCGACGAGCCTCCGTTCTGA
- a CDS encoding amino acid aminotransferase — protein MSLFSAVEMAPADPILGLTEKFKADTDPDKANLGVGAYQNAAGKLPLLACVAEARRRLAADPQPIPYLPIDGLAAYNQHVKELVLGADSPVIERTATVQSLGGTGALRVGAEFLKTVAAGATVLISDPSWENHRALFTAAGYPVESYRYYDAATRGIDVAGMVEDLRAAAPGTIVVLHACCHNPTGYDLDADQWGTVIQVITEGGLIPFLDMAYQGFSQGLEEDAQVVRRFADAGLSFVCSTSFSKSFSLYGERDGALSVICTDADEAKRVLSQLKPVVRTLYSNPPTHGAKIVATVLGDPELRSQWEAELAEMRDRIKEMRAALVAGLQAAGITDDVSFITDQVGMFSYSGLSKDQMIRLREEFHVYGTDKGRICVAALNPGNIDHVATAIAQVW, from the coding sequence ATGTCCTTGTTCTCCGCCGTCGAAATGGCACCCGCCGACCCGATTCTCGGCCTGACCGAGAAGTTCAAGGCGGACACCGACCCGGACAAGGCCAACCTCGGAGTCGGCGCTTACCAGAACGCAGCCGGGAAGCTGCCGCTGCTGGCCTGCGTGGCGGAGGCCCGCCGCCGGCTCGCCGCTGACCCCCAGCCGATCCCGTACCTGCCGATCGACGGCCTGGCCGCCTACAACCAGCACGTCAAGGAGCTCGTCCTCGGCGCCGACAGTCCGGTGATCGAGCGTACGGCGACCGTCCAGTCCCTCGGCGGCACCGGCGCCCTGCGGGTGGGCGCGGAGTTCCTCAAGACGGTCGCCGCCGGGGCGACCGTGCTGATCTCCGACCCGTCCTGGGAGAACCACCGCGCGCTGTTCACCGCCGCCGGCTATCCGGTGGAGAGCTACCGCTACTACGATGCCGCCACCCGCGGCATCGACGTCGCCGGCATGGTCGAGGACCTGCGGGCAGCAGCACCGGGCACGATCGTCGTGCTGCACGCCTGCTGCCACAACCCGACCGGCTACGACCTCGATGCCGACCAGTGGGGCACCGTCATCCAGGTCATCACCGAGGGCGGCCTCATCCCGTTCCTCGACATGGCCTACCAGGGCTTCTCGCAGGGCCTGGAGGAGGACGCCCAGGTGGTGCGGCGGTTCGCCGACGCCGGCCTGTCGTTCGTCTGCTCCACCTCGTTCTCGAAGAGCTTCTCGCTCTATGGGGAGCGCGACGGCGCGCTCTCGGTGATCTGCACCGATGCCGACGAGGCGAAGCGGGTGCTGTCCCAGCTGAAGCCCGTGGTCCGTACGCTCTACTCCAACCCGCCCACCCACGGCGCGAAGATCGTCGCCACCGTGCTCGGCGACCCGGAGCTGCGCTCCCAGTGGGAGGCCGAGCTCGCCGAGATGCGCGACCGGATCAAGGAGATGCGTGCCGCGCTCGTGGCCGGGCTGCAGGCCGCCGGGATCACCGACGACGTCTCGTTCATCACCGACCAGGTGGGGATGTTCTCCTACTCCGGCCTGTCGAAGGACCAGATGATCCGGCTGCGCGAGGAGTTCCACGTGTACGGCACCGACAAGGGCCGGATCTGCGTGGCCGCGCTGAACCCGGGCAACATCGACCACGTAGCCACGGCGATCGCCCAGGTCTGGTGA
- the rplI gene encoding 50S ribosomal protein L9: MKLILTNAVANLGIAGDVVEVKDGYARNYLIPQGLGIKWSRGAESQIAGIKRNRDARQVRDRAHADELRTQIEGLTVQVAVRASEEGKLFGAVTAADIAKAVKAAGGPTIDKRGVKIEKPIKTVGEHNVGLKIHEAVTAHFPVIVVAA; encoded by the coding sequence ATGAAGCTCATCCTGACCAACGCCGTGGCCAACCTCGGCATCGCCGGTGACGTCGTCGAGGTGAAGGACGGCTACGCCCGCAACTACCTGATCCCGCAGGGTCTGGGCATCAAGTGGTCCCGCGGCGCCGAGTCGCAGATCGCCGGCATCAAGCGCAACCGTGACGCCCGCCAGGTGCGCGACCGTGCGCACGCCGACGAGCTGCGCACCCAGATCGAGGGCCTCACGGTCCAGGTCGCCGTCCGCGCCTCCGAGGAGGGCAAGCTCTTCGGTGCCGTCACCGCCGCGGACATCGCCAAGGCCGTCAAGGCCGCCGGTGGCCCGACCATCGACAAGCGTGGCGTGAAGATCGAGAAGCCGATCAAGACCGTCGGCGAGCACAACGTGGGCCTGAAGATCCACGAGGCCGTCACCGCGCACTTCCCGGTGATCGTCGTCGCCGCCTGA
- a CDS encoding MATE family efflux transporter — MNAAARNARPDRATRRSPTTPPDPTTPPDPNTPPAPTTPPDPSSPARRHTRSLNREILALAVPAFATLVAEPLLILADTTIVGHLGTAQLAGLTLASNVIGVLVGLSIFLAYGTTATVARRLGAGDRQGALSGGLDGMVLGLLIGVALCVGLLLGARQLLGLYGSTPEATGYATTYLRLVSLGLPAQLVSLASTGVLRGLQDTRTPLYVAVGVNLVNIALNLTLVYAVGLGIAGAAIGTAASQWAGAAVLGTAVLRGAARHGVGFRPAFGGVLAAARSGGWLVLRAATLQLAITITTFTASGMGEVALAGHQVAYSLWQTMAYALDAFAIAAQALIGLRLGSGDVAGTRRITRRVLVWGVGFGVVVGLLLVLLRPVLGVLFTPDARVHATLMVTLVVLACIVPVGGVTFVLDGVLIGAGDARYLSLVGLLVTAVYAPLALVVRATDAGLAWLWAAYGVWIAARAVTLWVRARGTAWMVVGG, encoded by the coding sequence GTGAACGCGGCAGCCCGGAACGCTCGGCCGGACCGGGCGACACGCCGATCCCCGACCACACCGCCGGACCCGACCACACCGCCGGACCCGAACACACCGCCGGCCCCGACCACACCGCCGGACCCGAGCAGCCCGGCGCGTCGGCACACCCGCAGCCTCAACCGGGAGATCCTCGCCCTGGCCGTCCCGGCGTTCGCGACCCTGGTCGCCGAGCCTTTGCTGATCCTGGCCGACACGACGATCGTCGGGCACCTCGGCACCGCGCAGCTGGCCGGTCTCACACTGGCGTCCAACGTCATCGGGGTCCTGGTCGGCCTGTCGATCTTCCTGGCGTACGGCACCACCGCCACCGTCGCCCGACGGCTCGGCGCCGGGGACCGGCAGGGGGCGCTGTCCGGCGGACTGGACGGGATGGTCCTCGGCCTGCTGATCGGCGTGGCCCTCTGCGTCGGACTGCTGCTCGGCGCCCGGCAGCTGCTCGGCCTCTACGGCTCCACCCCGGAGGCGACCGGGTACGCGACGACCTACCTGCGACTGGTCTCGCTCGGCCTGCCCGCCCAGCTGGTCAGTCTCGCCTCCACCGGGGTCTTGCGCGGGCTGCAGGACACCCGTACGCCGCTGTACGTCGCCGTCGGGGTGAACCTGGTCAACATCGCCCTCAACCTTACCCTGGTCTACGCCGTCGGCCTCGGCATCGCCGGCGCGGCGATCGGCACCGCGGCGTCCCAGTGGGCGGGCGCCGCGGTGCTCGGGACCGCGGTACTGCGCGGTGCGGCCCGGCACGGCGTCGGCTTCCGCCCGGCGTTCGGCGGTGTGCTGGCGGCGGCCCGCTCGGGCGGCTGGCTGGTGCTGCGGGCGGCGACCCTGCAGCTGGCCATCACCATCACCACGTTCACCGCCTCCGGGATGGGCGAGGTGGCGTTGGCCGGTCACCAGGTCGCGTACAGCCTGTGGCAGACCATGGCGTACGCGCTCGACGCCTTCGCCATCGCCGCGCAGGCACTGATCGGGCTGCGGCTCGGCTCCGGCGATGTCGCCGGGACCCGGCGGATCACCCGGCGGGTGCTGGTGTGGGGGGTCGGCTTCGGGGTGGTCGTCGGGCTGCTGCTGGTGCTGTTGCGGCCGGTGCTCGGGGTGCTCTTCACCCCGGACGCACGGGTGCACGCGACGCTGATGGTGACCCTGGTGGTGCTGGCCTGCATCGTTCCGGTCGGCGGGGTGACGTTCGTCCTCGACGGGGTGCTGATCGGTGCCGGCGACGCCCGCTACCTGTCCCTGGTCGGGCTGCTGGTCACAGCGGTCTACGCGCCGCTGGCCCTGGTGGTGCGGGCGACGGACGCGGGGTTGGCCTGGCTGTGGGCGGCGTACGGGGTGTGGATCGCCGCCCGCGCGGTGACCTTGTGGGTCAGGGCCCGCGGCACCGCGTGGATGGTCGTCGGGGGCTGA
- a CDS encoding long-chain fatty acid--CoA ligase, with protein MPRSISDLIRNSVAAHPSRIATRVWTDDGWATMTYAELALAREATASRLVADGVEVGDRVAIFAPNSPMWTVVDLATLSIGAIVVPIYQTSTAEQARIILASSGARWVFCGSVLEADRIAQVRADLPDLERVVVMDDEDLSEDPAPEAYDEVRRRREELRPGCLATIIYTSGTTGTPKGVMLSHGAFLSEIAVVQESFGITPEDSSLCFLPLAHALERAWTFCVLAAGASNTYVTDTRTLPVMMPRARTSLMVMVPMVYERVLSTVREQASSPLKRRLLDWAVATGLAAQRAGRAGLRADPLLRGRLALADLLVLSKVRHALGGQKKLMVAGGAPLRREVEEFFWACGMLITTGYGMTEAAPLMSYNAPGQVRFGSVGRPMPGSQIRIVPVPGVDSGDLAEGDGEIEYRGPNLMAGYWNDAEATAAVLHDGWLRTGDIGHFDVDGYLVVTDRLKDLIVTRQGKNIAPGPIEEELGADPFIAHAVLVGDDRPCVTVLISPDVGELEAWAEAHAIAYDTREDLVAHPAVLAELRRRVEKVSARLPHQEKIRDLRVIFDEFTMENGLLTPTLKVRRRAVEKRFAAVVDEMYERIAAARQAAKGAAEHAREAADQALHRLNGDH; from the coding sequence ATGCCCCGCTCGATCTCCGACCTGATCCGGAACTCGGTGGCTGCCCATCCGTCCCGGATCGCCACTCGGGTCTGGACGGACGACGGCTGGGCGACGATGACCTACGCCGAGCTGGCGCTCGCGCGGGAGGCCACCGCGTCCCGGCTGGTCGCCGACGGGGTCGAGGTCGGGGACCGGGTGGCGATCTTCGCCCCGAACTCACCGATGTGGACCGTCGTCGACCTGGCGACGCTGTCGATCGGGGCGATCGTGGTGCCGATCTACCAGACCTCCACCGCCGAACAGGCCCGGATCATCCTGGCGAGTTCCGGCGCCCGCTGGGTGTTCTGCGGATCCGTGCTGGAGGCCGACCGGATCGCCCAGGTGCGCGCCGACCTGCCCGACCTGGAGCGGGTCGTCGTGATGGACGACGAGGATCTGTCCGAGGACCCGGCGCCCGAGGCGTACGACGAGGTCCGGCGGCGCCGTGAGGAACTGCGCCCCGGGTGCCTGGCGACGATCATCTACACCTCCGGCACCACCGGCACCCCGAAGGGGGTGATGCTCTCCCACGGCGCGTTCCTGTCCGAGATCGCCGTGGTCCAGGAGAGCTTCGGGATCACGCCGGAGGACAGCAGCCTGTGCTTCCTGCCACTGGCGCACGCGCTGGAGCGGGCCTGGACCTTCTGCGTGCTGGCCGCCGGCGCGAGCAACACGTACGTCACCGACACCCGCACCCTGCCGGTGATGATGCCCCGGGCCCGTACGTCACTGATGGTGATGGTGCCGATGGTCTACGAGCGGGTGCTGAGCACCGTACGGGAGCAGGCGTCCTCGCCGCTGAAGCGGCGACTGCTCGACTGGGCGGTGGCGACCGGCCTGGCGGCCCAGCGGGCCGGCCGGGCCGGGCTGCGGGCCGATCCGCTGCTGCGCGGTCGGCTCGCGCTGGCTGACCTGCTGGTGCTGTCGAAGGTGCGCCACGCCCTGGGCGGGCAGAAGAAGCTGATGGTCGCCGGCGGTGCCCCGCTGCGCCGGGAGGTCGAGGAGTTCTTCTGGGCCTGCGGGATGCTGATCACCACCGGCTACGGGATGACCGAGGCGGCTCCGCTGATGTCCTACAACGCGCCCGGCCAGGTGCGGTTCGGATCTGTGGGCCGGCCGATGCCGGGTTCGCAGATCCGGATCGTGCCGGTGCCCGGGGTGGACAGTGGCGACCTCGCGGAGGGCGACGGTGAGATCGAGTACCGGGGTCCCAACCTGATGGCCGGCTACTGGAACGACGCGGAGGCGACCGCCGCGGTCCTCCACGACGGATGGCTGCGGACCGGCGACATCGGGCACTTCGACGTGGACGGCTACCTGGTGGTGACCGACCGCCTGAAGGACCTGATCGTCACCCGCCAGGGCAAGAACATCGCCCCCGGCCCGATCGAGGAGGAGTTGGGCGCCGACCCGTTCATCGCCCATGCGGTGCTGGTCGGCGACGACCGGCCGTGCGTCACCGTGCTGATCTCGCCCGACGTGGGCGAGCTGGAGGCATGGGCGGAGGCGCACGCCATCGCGTACGACACGCGGGAGGACCTGGTGGCGCATCCCGCTGTGCTCGCCGAACTGCGCCGGCGGGTGGAGAAGGTCTCGGCCAGGCTGCCGCACCAGGAGAAGATCCGCGACCTGCGGGTGATCTTCGATGAGTTCACGATGGAGAACGGGCTGCTCACCCCGACCCTGAAGGTGCGTCGGCGGGCGGTGGAGAAGCGTTTCGCGGCGGTCGTCGACGAGATGTACGAGCGGATCGCGGCGGCCCGACAGGCGGCCAAGGGCGCCGCCGAGCACGCCCGGGAGGCTGCCGACCAGGCGCTGCACCGGTTGAACGGCGACCACTGA
- a CDS encoding DUF885 domain-containing protein, translating to MRNPSAIDRIAEDHTRRLAALRPTWATALGIPGHDDRMGDFSPAGHAAYADLVRDTLARLDRAEREAAPAAVGEGTREPGAASVSARWGVTEPAGARGAATESARDAVTLAAMRDRLGLELELYAAREYRAAANNIESPVQSMREVIDLMPTDTAADWEVIAARVADLPQAVDGYIACLREGLAAGGAADGGPRPTRRQAEQALADAALLADPASSWFVTHLGGARAAGDARAAVGDALGARLEQAAEQAAAAYARLVEALREEVLPGAPEEDAAGPERYARFSRDFVGAAVDLDETYAWGLDALHELAAEQRAVAARIAGPGASVQDAIAVLDADPARRLHGTDALQDWMTRTTEEAITALDGVHFDISGDLRRLECRIAPTNTGGIYYTGPSDDWSRPGRMWWSVPVGVDDFTTWRERTTVYHEGVPGHHLQVGQAVANKDGLNSWRRLVCWTSGHGEGWALYAERLMAELGFLDDAGDRFGMLDAQMLRAARVVFDLGVHLGKPAPEEFGGGTWDAEKGWAFLRHYVASDEATLRFEWNRYLTWPGQAPSYRIGQRMWQDLRAEAAAAAAARGETFSVADFHARALSLGSLPLDVLRSALAG from the coding sequence GTGAGGAATCCCAGCGCCATCGATCGGATCGCCGAGGACCACACCCGGCGTCTCGCCGCCCTGCGGCCCACCTGGGCGACGGCCCTCGGCATCCCGGGCCACGACGACCGGATGGGCGACTTCTCGCCTGCCGGGCACGCGGCGTACGCCGACCTGGTCCGGGACACCCTCGCCCGGCTGGACCGTGCGGAGCGGGAAGCGGCACCGGCTGCTGTCGGCGAGGGGACCCGTGAGCCCGGCGCGGCGTCTGTCAGTGCGCGCTGGGGAGTCACCGAGCCTGCCGGGGCGCGCGGGGCCGCCACCGAGTCTGCCCGCGACGCCGTCACCCTCGCAGCGATGCGGGACCGGCTCGGGCTGGAACTGGAGCTGTACGCGGCCCGCGAATACCGGGCGGCGGCGAACAACATCGAGTCGCCGGTCCAGAGCATGCGCGAAGTCATCGATCTGATGCCCACCGACACGGCCGCCGACTGGGAGGTCATCGCCGCCCGGGTCGCCGACCTCCCGCAGGCGGTCGACGGCTACATCGCCTGCCTGCGGGAGGGCCTGGCCGCGGGAGGTGCGGCCGACGGCGGCCCGCGACCGACCCGCCGCCAGGCCGAACAGGCGCTCGCCGACGCCGCCCTGCTCGCCGACCCCGCCTCGTCGTGGTTCGTCACCCACCTCGGTGGCGCCCGGGCCGCCGGCGATGCCCGCGCGGCCGTGGGCGACGCGCTCGGCGCGCGCCTGGAGCAGGCCGCCGAGCAGGCGGCCGCCGCGTACGCCCGGCTGGTCGAGGCGCTGCGCGAGGAGGTGCTGCCGGGCGCTCCCGAGGAGGACGCCGCGGGACCGGAGCGCTACGCCCGTTTCTCCCGGGACTTCGTCGGCGCAGCGGTCGACCTCGACGAGACGTACGCCTGGGGCCTGGACGCGCTGCACGAACTGGCGGCCGAGCAGCGGGCGGTGGCGGCGCGGATCGCCGGGCCCGGGGCCTCGGTGCAGGACGCGATCGCCGTCCTCGACGCCGACCCGGCGCGCCGCCTGCACGGCACCGATGCCCTCCAGGACTGGATGACGCGGACCACCGAGGAGGCCATCACCGCGCTGGACGGCGTGCACTTCGACATCTCCGGGGACCTGCGGCGACTGGAGTGCCGGATCGCCCCGACCAACACCGGCGGCATCTACTACACCGGTCCCAGCGACGACTGGTCCCGACCGGGACGGATGTGGTGGTCGGTGCCGGTCGGCGTCGACGACTTCACCACCTGGCGGGAGCGCACCACGGTCTACCACGAGGGGGTGCCCGGCCATCACCTGCAGGTCGGCCAGGCGGTCGCGAACAAGGACGGACTCAACTCCTGGCGGCGCCTGGTCTGCTGGACCTCCGGTCACGGCGAGGGCTGGGCGCTCTATGCGGAGCGCCTGATGGCCGAGCTCGGATTCCTGGACGACGCGGGGGACCGGTTCGGCATGCTCGACGCGCAGATGCTGCGGGCGGCGCGGGTGGTGTTCGACCTGGGGGTGCACCTCGGCAAGCCGGCGCCGGAAGAATTCGGCGGGGGCACCTGGGACGCCGAGAAGGGCTGGGCCTTCCTGCGCCACTACGTCGCCTCCGACGAGGCGACGCTGCGGTTCGAGTGGAACCGCTATCTCACCTGGCCGGGCCAGGCGCCGAGCTACCGGATCGGCCAGCGGATGTGGCAGGACCTGCGCGCCGAGGCCGCGGCGGCCGCCGCTGCCCGCGGGGAGACGTTCTCGGTGGCCGACTTCCACGCCCGGGCGCTGTCGCTGGGCTCACTGCCGCTGGACGTGCTGCGGTCGGCGCTGGCCGGCTGA
- the mgrA gene encoding L-glyceraldehyde 3-phosphate reductase translates to MMLSGTPYVAAEDRYDPDRPGAMVYRRVGKWGLKLPVLSLGLWHNFGDHHLLGHQREILHRAFDAGITHFDLANNYGPPYGAAEINFGQFLRTDLKPYRDELIISTKAGWDMWPGPYGQGGGSRKYVLASLDQSLERMGLDYVDIFYSHRFDPETPIEETMMALDQAVRSGKALYVGISSYSAAKTAEAARIAADLGTPLLIHQPSYNLFNRWIETGLLDELEQQGMGCIAFTALGQGLLTDRYLHGIPEDSRAAMHSSFNTHWLNEATLERVRGLNEIARGRGQSLAQMALSWVLRDPRMSSTLIGASSVGQLEDNLGALSHLDFTQEELTAIEAYAVESGIDLWAEQTRE, encoded by the coding sequence ATGATGCTCTCCGGAACACCCTATGTCGCTGCCGAGGACCGCTACGACCCGGATCGCCCAGGCGCGATGGTCTATCGCCGGGTCGGGAAGTGGGGACTGAAGCTTCCCGTGCTGTCCCTCGGCCTGTGGCACAACTTCGGCGACCACCACCTGCTCGGCCACCAGCGCGAAATCCTGCACCGCGCCTTCGACGCCGGGATCACCCATTTCGACCTGGCGAACAACTACGGCCCGCCGTACGGCGCCGCGGAGATCAACTTCGGCCAGTTCCTGCGCACCGATCTCAAGCCCTACCGCGACGAGCTGATCATTTCCACCAAGGCCGGCTGGGACATGTGGCCCGGCCCGTACGGTCAGGGCGGCGGGTCGCGCAAGTACGTGCTCGCCTCGCTCGACCAGTCGCTGGAGCGGATGGGCCTGGACTACGTGGACATCTTCTACAGCCACCGCTTCGACCCGGAGACCCCGATCGAGGAGACCATGATGGCCCTCGACCAGGCCGTACGCTCCGGCAAGGCGCTCTACGTCGGGATCTCCTCCTACTCCGCGGCGAAGACCGCGGAGGCCGCCCGGATCGCCGCCGACCTGGGCACCCCGCTGCTGATCCACCAGCCGTCGTACAACCTGTTCAACCGGTGGATCGAGACCGGTCTGCTCGACGAGCTGGAGCAGCAGGGGATGGGCTGCATCGCCTTCACCGCGCTCGGCCAGGGGCTGCTGACGGACCGCTACCTGCACGGCATCCCCGAGGACTCCCGGGCCGCGATGCACTCCTCGTTCAACACCCACTGGCTCAACGAGGCGACCCTCGAGCGGGTCCGCGGCCTGAACGAGATCGCCCGCGGCCGCGGCCAGAGCCTGGCCCAGATGGCGCTGTCCTGGGTGCTGCGTGACCCGCGGATGTCGTCCACCCTGATCGGCGCCTCCAGCGTCGGCCAGCTCGAGGACAACCTCGGCGCCCTGTCGCACCTCGACTTCACCCAGGAGGAGCTGACGGCGATCGAGGCGTACGCCGTCGAGTCCGGGATCGACCTCTGGGCCGAACAGACCCGGGAATGA